TGCACCTGCGCCTAATGGACGTGTTTTAGCCACGTGCTCTACTAACTGGCTAAAGTTAAACGTCATGTCGACGCCGGCATTAGGGCGGCCAAACAACTCACTGTTTAAATGAGTCACTAACGGCAAATGTACTTTGCTGTCTTGCCATTTGTCACCTAACTCGTCTGGGGTAATCGCAATGGGTGAAAAGGCACTCGATGGCTTAGATTGGAAAAAGCCAAAGCCTTTACCTAATTCACCTGGGATTAAGTTACGCAGTGATACGTCGTTAACTAACATCAATAATTTGATGTGCTTAGTTGCATCTTCGCTGTTAACACCCATGGCAACATCATCAGTAACAATAGCGATTTCTGATTCGAAATCGATACCGTATTCTTCACTGGCCATTTGAATATCCGCTTTAGGGGCGATAAAACAGTCAGAACCACCTTGATACACTAAAGGATCAGTCCAAAACGATGCAGGCATTTCAGCGCCACGAGCTTTGCGTACTAACTCAACATGGTTAACATACGCACTGCCATCGGCCCATTGGTAGGCTCTTGGTAAAGGAGATAAACAACGTGCTTCATCAAAATCTACTGCATTGTCCATCTGACCGGCGTTTAGTGCTTCATACAACTCATTAAGTTGTGGATATAGCAAATCCCAAGCATCTAATAATTGCTGCATAGTATGGGCAATAGCGGGTACCGCGACTGTTTTGGTCAAATCTTTACTGACTAACATCAATTGGCCGTCGCGACGTCCGTTGTGATAACTTGCAAGTTTCATTACTGCTCCTAAATTCTGGGTGAGATCTGCGTCCTATTCGATACAAGACTCTCAATCTAACCATAGGAATAACCGATCGTGACGGAAAATCCTATAGTAGGTACTAAATCACATTTTTGCGGTGCTAATCGTGATTTGTAAATTATTCGTTACAAAACATAAAAGGCCACGTCAACACTGATTGTTAGCGTTAAAATGACCAAAATGCCAGCACTTGGCTGGCATTAAATCGTTACATTACTTTTTCTTACTAATACTGTAATCACGCAACTTGTTAGCAATAGCGGTATGAGACACACCTAACTTTTTGGCTAATTGGCGTGTACTTGGGTACGCGGGATATAACCGACGTAATAAACTGGCTTCATATTCTTTCATCGCCTCGTCTAACGTGCCTTCGAACTCTTCATCGAAGTAGCCAAAGCCTTCAGCATATGAAGGTAATTTAAGTTGCTCAACGGTCAATTCTGTTGAGCCATCCCACATTGATACCGCTCTAAAAATCGCATTTTTCAATTGGCGCACATTACCCGGCCATGCATAGGTAAATAGGTAATCGCGACAACTTGCCGATATACGTCTTAAGGGACTCGATAACTGCTGACTATAATGCTCTAAAAACATCTCAGTTAATGGAATCACATCTACACGACGCTCACGCAGTGATGGCATGTGATAGCTTAAGACATGAATTCGATAGTACAAATCTTCTCTAAACTCACCGGATTGGCAAAGTTCAGCCAAATGTTTTTGGGTTGAACAAATAATCCGCACATCGGCGCGTACTTCTTCATCGCCACCAATCCGTCTAAAAGTTCCGTCTTGTAATAAACGCAATAATTTAACTTGTGCGGTTTTAGACATCTCGGCAATTTCATCAAGAAACACCGTACCGCCTTTTGCTTCTTCAAATAGACCGCGTTTAACGACGGTGCCATTACTGACAAAGCCAAACAACTCTTCCTCTGCGACACTATCGGGCAAAGCCGCACAGTTTATCGCGATAAAAGGATGTTCGCGGCGCATGCTGGCATCATGACTCGCACGGGCCATCAACTCTTTACCCGTTCCCGTTTCACCGGTGATAAGTAACGGTGCATCAAGTTGTGCCATACGCTTGGCTTGCTTGAGTATGTCTTTCATTTTGTCGCTGATAGCCAATACATTATCAAAACCAGTGGTTTGATTTTGCAGAGCATTAAACTGTTTACCCACTCTAGCGGGTGATTTCAGCGAGATAACCGCACCCGCTAAAATAGTTTTTTCATCGTCATCGGGTAAGTAAATTGGCAGCATTTCAGCCAAATACTCGCTCGAGTTAATTTGAACTCGTGTGGCTTGCGCCAACACCGGTATTTCACTCATCCAACGAGCAAAGTTAAACCCTTGTACCCAATGATTAAGTGACTCGCCCACCACTTCATGTTCAGCCATACCAAGCGTCAATAATGCCGACTCATTGGCTATGCGGATCCGCCCTTTCGCGTCTGTTGAAAACACCGAATCGGGTAAGGTTTTAAGTAAGGTTTTTAGGGCGTAATGTTCTTGCTCTGACGGCATAAAAGATACGGTACGGACATCATGCACACTTTCGACTTTACGAATTTGTGGCATTAGCTCACGCAGGGTTTCGAAACTGATTTCTGCAAACTGCAAAAACAGGAAACCTTTATTACTGGCATCAATGGCAATTAAGTTAATACCATGTTTTTCAAGCACGACGAGGATGTCTTTCGCTAAACCCACGCGATCGATACAACTGACTTCCAAACGCATAATGTAACGATTCCCTATTTATTAATGTTTTATTGCGGAAATTTGGCATAACGTTAGAGGGATATGGCTTCAGTGGCAAGTGAAGTTTACAGCAGAATTGTAACAGAGAAACTATTTCAGCACATTACGTTAACGTAACATGCTGAAATGGATGACGATAGTAACTAGTCTAACAACTGGTCTGTCTTGGCAGCCATAATGAAATCGTTTTTGTGTAAGCCTTTAATTGAGTGTGACCACCACGTCACTGTGACTTTGCCCCATTCGGTTAAGATACCTGGGTGATGGAACTCAGCTTCAGCTAAATCGGCCAACTTATTGGTAAAGGCCATCGCTAACTTAAAGTTTTTAAATTTATATACCCGCTCTAACTGCATAATGCCGTCACGAACTTCAACGCCCCAATCAGGGATCATACCGACAAGCTCTGCTAACTCTGCATCCGTTACTTTTGGTGCATCTGCTTGGCATGCTTCACATTTCATCTCGGTTAATGCGTTCATTTGTACTCCTTGGCTTAATTAAATAGTGTCTCACTTGCAGATTGTTGAGCTATCTTATTAGTTGCTCTGCTGCAATAAATCGTTAACTGGCTTTGACTTTTAGAGCAAATTTAGGCTCAAACATGCCTAAATGACGTGCTTTTGTCACCATGCTCATAATGTCCATACGAGCAATTTCATCTAAATAGTCAATATGATCGATAACATAATAAATAGGTTGCATGATATCAATACGATACGGTGTGCGCAGTACGTCGAGTAAATCAAACGGCTTACGTTCAGGGCTGTCACTTAATGCATACATGGTTTCACCCGGTGAACTTAAAATGCCGCCGCCGTATATTTGCAGTGATTCATTTTTCGCCTGAACCAAACCGAACTCAATAGTAAACCAATATAATCGCGCCAGAAACACGCGCTCTTCTTTTGATGCCGCCAGCCCTAACTGGCCATACATATGTGAAAAATGCCCAAATGATGGATTGGTTAATAACGGACAATGGCCAAATATCTCATGAAAAATGTCAGGTTCTTGCAGGTAATCAAACTCTTCTTTACTACGAATAAACGTCGCGACTGGAAACTCTTTATTGGCCAGTAACTCAAAGAAACGCCCAAATGAAATTAGTGCAGGCACTGCAGCAGTTTTCCAACCCGTTGCATCAAGTAACACTTTATCGATTTCAGGCAATTGTGGAATGCGATCAACTGACATGCCTAATGCATCTAACCCTTGTAAATAGGCTTGGCATGCGCGGCCCGGCATATTCGTCACTTGGCGCTGATACAATTGTTGCCATAATTGATTCTCATGCTCTGAGTAATCAATGTAACCTTGGGCATCAGGTTGGTGTGCAATATACTTTGTTGCTGTACTCATAGGTTCCACTTTACGTCAACTTCACTCCCTACATAGTGTGCTAAGGGTGATGTTTTGTTAACTCC
The nucleotide sequence above comes from Shewanella sp. Arc9-LZ. Encoded proteins:
- the phhA gene encoding phenylalanine 4-monooxygenase; this encodes MSTATKYIAHQPDAQGYIDYSEHENQLWQQLYQRQVTNMPGRACQAYLQGLDALGMSVDRIPQLPEIDKVLLDATGWKTAAVPALISFGRFFELLANKEFPVATFIRSKEEFDYLQEPDIFHEIFGHCPLLTNPSFGHFSHMYGQLGLAASKEERVFLARLYWFTIEFGLVQAKNESLQIYGGGILSSPGETMYALSDSPERKPFDLLDVLRTPYRIDIMQPIYYVIDHIDYLDEIARMDIMSMVTKARHLGMFEPKFALKVKAS
- a CDS encoding fumarylacetoacetate hydrolase family protein → MKLASYHNGRRDGQLMLVSKDLTKTVAVPAIAHTMQQLLDAWDLLYPQLNELYEALNAGQMDNAVDFDEARCLSPLPRAYQWADGSAYVNHVELVRKARGAEMPASFWTDPLVYQGGSDCFIAPKADIQMASEEYGIDFESEIAIVTDDVAMGVNSEDATKHIKLLMLVNDVSLRNLIPGELGKGFGFFQSKPSSAFSPIAITPDELGDKWQDSKVHLPLVTHLNSELFGRPNAGVDMTFNFSQLVEHVAKTRPLGAGAIIGSGTISNYDRSAGSSCLAEKRMLEIIADGKASTPFMHFGDTVRIEMFDDNGVSIFGSIDQKVVEYKA
- a CDS encoding 4a-hydroxytetrahydrobiopterin dehydratase, with amino-acid sequence MNALTEMKCEACQADAPKVTDAELAELVGMIPDWGVEVRDGIMQLERVYKFKNFKLAMAFTNKLADLAEAEFHHPGILTEWGKVTVTWWSHSIKGLHKNDFIMAAKTDQLLD
- the tyrR gene encoding transcriptional regulator TyrR, translated to MRLEVSCIDRVGLAKDILVVLEKHGINLIAIDASNKGFLFLQFAEISFETLRELMPQIRKVESVHDVRTVSFMPSEQEHYALKTLLKTLPDSVFSTDAKGRIRIANESALLTLGMAEHEVVGESLNHWVQGFNFARWMSEIPVLAQATRVQINSSEYLAEMLPIYLPDDDEKTILAGAVISLKSPARVGKQFNALQNQTTGFDNVLAISDKMKDILKQAKRMAQLDAPLLITGETGTGKELMARASHDASMRREHPFIAINCAALPDSVAEEELFGFVSNGTVVKRGLFEEAKGGTVFLDEIAEMSKTAQVKLLRLLQDGTFRRIGGDEEVRADVRIICSTQKHLAELCQSGEFREDLYYRIHVLSYHMPSLRERRVDVIPLTEMFLEHYSQQLSSPLRRISASCRDYLFTYAWPGNVRQLKNAIFRAVSMWDGSTELTVEQLKLPSYAEGFGYFDEEFEGTLDEAMKEYEASLLRRLYPAYPSTRQLAKKLGVSHTAIANKLRDYSISKKK